One Dokdonia sp. Dokd-P16 genomic window carries:
- a CDS encoding UDP-glycosyltransferase — protein sequence MIKKNKVFILFPDGVGLRNFAFTKFKEVGEAQGFDITYWNNTIFSLEKELGYKEVVIENTRIHPKTPTLSHARKRIELALSRKREKDNVYRTYRFPLQWNSLKKALKSAFVKYHETFSATPKGWQRIMNQMQTAERSTVRYKELKAQLEEHRPDIVFCTTQRATQAIAPILAAKDLGIKTACWIYSWDNLPKGMTTVETDYYFVWSELMKEQLLQYYPKTREEQIFVTGTPQFEPHYDSSILLSRKQFCLEHNLSEETRYICFSGDDQTTSPLDQYYLEDTAIAVRKLREEGEDIAIVYRKVPIDFSGRYDEVLANYSDVITSIDPLWKPMGSQWNQVMPTKEDFALLVNTCHHCELVVNICSSMVFDFVAHDKPTIYPNYEQPQLKKGIRDIGQNYKYVHFRSMPDYDTSVTWAMNKEEIYDGIKGLLNGSLNPVPVTKKWFGIVNKPEQPEKASERIWEGIHQILD from the coding sequence ATGATTAAAAAAAATAAAGTTTTCATTCTTTTCCCTGACGGTGTAGGCCTGCGCAACTTTGCTTTTACTAAGTTTAAAGAAGTAGGAGAGGCACAAGGATTTGATATCACTTACTGGAATAACACCATATTTTCTTTAGAAAAGGAACTGGGTTATAAAGAAGTGGTTATTGAAAACACAAGAATTCACCCTAAAACGCCTACACTTAGTCACGCAAGAAAAAGGATAGAACTTGCGCTTTCGCGAAAGCGTGAAAAGGATAATGTCTATCGTACCTATCGTTTTCCATTGCAGTGGAATAGTTTGAAGAAAGCCTTAAAAAGTGCTTTTGTTAAGTATCATGAAACGTTTAGTGCCACACCAAAGGGATGGCAACGAATAATGAATCAAATGCAAACCGCCGAACGATCTACTGTTCGCTACAAAGAGCTTAAAGCACAACTAGAAGAACACCGTCCAGATATTGTTTTTTGCACCACACAGCGCGCTACACAGGCCATTGCTCCTATACTGGCTGCAAAAGATTTAGGAATTAAAACCGCGTGCTGGATATACAGTTGGGATAACCTGCCTAAGGGAATGACTACGGTAGAGACAGATTACTATTTTGTATGGTCTGAGTTGATGAAGGAGCAGCTCTTACAGTATTATCCAAAAACGAGAGAAGAGCAGATATTTGTTACAGGAACTCCGCAGTTTGAGCCTCATTATGATAGTAGTATTTTGCTTTCGCGAAAGCAATTTTGTCTAGAGCATAACCTTAGCGAGGAGACACGATATATTTGTTTTTCTGGGGATGATCAAACCACGTCACCATTGGATCAATATTATCTAGAAGACACAGCAATTGCTGTACGTAAATTGAGAGAAGAAGGTGAAGATATAGCCATTGTATATAGAAAAGTGCCTATTGACTTTTCTGGTAGGTATGATGAGGTTTTGGCTAACTATAGTGATGTCATAACATCTATAGATCCTTTGTGGAAACCTATGGGCTCACAATGGAATCAAGTGATGCCTACCAAAGAAGATTTTGCTTTATTAGTAAATACCTGTCACCACTGCGAGCTTGTGGTAAACATATGCTCGAGCATGGTGTTTGACTTTGTGGCTCACGATAAGCCTACTATTTACCCTAACTATGAGCAGCCACAACTTAAAAAGGGAATACGTGACATAGGGCAAAATTATAAGTATGTTCACTTTCGATCTATGCCAGATTATGATACAAGTGTCACATGGGCAATGAATAAAGAAGAGATTTATGATGGAATTAAAGGCTTACTTAATGGTAGTCTTAATCCAGTGCCTGTCACTAAAAAGTGGTTTGGAATTGTAAATAAACCAGAACAACCTGAGAAAGCTAGTGAGCGTATTTGGGAAGGTATACATCAAATTCTTGATTAA
- a CDS encoding glycosyltransferase family 4 protein, whose amino-acid sequence MHIAYLTPEYPHPEVNNSAGIGTSIKNLATALVEKGHQVTLFIYGQEKYLRFQENKINFHLIYQKKYKLGGFYFYRKYLQEYINEHSEQIDIIEAPDWTGVTAFMKLRKPLVIRLHGSDTYFCHLENRPQKKKNFLFEKWALKNAKFIISVSEYTSKKTKELFELSSEIRVIHNIIDLDRFAPFESIVNNRYILNFGSIIRKKGVLVLAKAFNELAAQIPNVELIYLGKDVKDSLTGKLTSTLIKKEIDTVFQKNVHFVSQVPYDQVRQYVNDATVICLPSYAEAFPMTWLEAMSMEKALVTSSIGWAQEMMVHGETGFMVHPLDHKNMTYFMKEFLDDSSLRSLLGQNARKRVKEYFSTEVIVEQNIAYYKNICSL is encoded by the coding sequence ATGCATATAGCCTATTTAACACCAGAGTATCCGCATCCGGAAGTAAATAATAGCGCAGGAATAGGAACGAGCATAAAAAATCTAGCTACAGCACTCGTGGAGAAAGGTCATCAAGTCACCTTATTTATTTATGGTCAGGAAAAATACTTGAGATTTCAAGAGAATAAGATTAATTTTCATCTGATCTATCAAAAAAAATACAAACTAGGCGGCTTTTATTTCTATAGAAAATACTTGCAAGAATACATTAATGAACATAGTGAGCAAATAGATATCATAGAAGCACCGGACTGGACTGGTGTAACGGCTTTTATGAAATTAAGAAAACCATTAGTAATTAGATTGCATGGGAGTGACACTTATTTTTGTCACTTAGAAAATAGACCTCAAAAAAAGAAAAATTTTTTGTTTGAAAAGTGGGCACTAAAAAATGCTAAATTTATAATTAGCGTAAGTGAATACACGTCGAAAAAAACTAAAGAGCTTTTTGAACTAAGCTCTGAAATAAGAGTAATTCATAATATTATAGATTTAGATCGATTTGCACCATTTGAATCAATTGTAAATAATAGATACATTTTAAACTTTGGATCTATTATAAGAAAAAAAGGAGTACTAGTTCTGGCTAAAGCATTTAACGAACTGGCTGCTCAGATTCCAAATGTGGAACTTATTTACCTTGGTAAAGATGTAAAGGATAGTCTTACCGGAAAATTGACATCTACACTCATTAAAAAGGAAATAGATACAGTTTTTCAAAAAAATGTACATTTTGTTAGTCAGGTACCCTATGATCAGGTGAGGCAATATGTAAATGATGCTACCGTAATATGTCTACCAAGTTATGCTGAAGCCTTTCCTATGACTTGGCTAGAAGCGATGAGTATGGAAAAAGCGCTAGTTACATCAAGTATAGGTTGGGCGCAAGAAATGATGGTTCACGGAGAGACAGGCTTTATGGTACATCCATTAGATCATAAAAATATGACATATTTTATGAAAGAATTTCTTGATGATTCTAGCTTGAGATCTCTATTAGGACAAAATGCAAGAAAAAGAGTAAAGGAATATTTCTCTACCGAAGTTATTGTGGAGCAAAATATAGCGTACTATAAAAATATTTGTTCTTTATGA
- a CDS encoding glycosyltransferase family 2 protein: MISLVHHKGIAITGNYNGLPIIEAIYKCARENPDNYLLVYEKTADVDAFKAALPVLNHSAYFFSNYNNSHPDIGYVEDSPFLNINKKVTYPTWLKGTAIVCMHANFINESVLSHSSQKNYLYWLNSLGKLSQTRGVLNYQIPTTIQNEEFETYELYKFVKQHYRTRWVFILLLCHLWYEKRFPVISLMRTIFIKKSLLKIDIHELQTFKKVQTKSNFEYDVIIPTIGRAGYLKDVLEDLAKQTLLAKKVIIVEQNENPNTVTELDYLLIQSWPFEIDHYFIHRTGACNARNNAIAKTSSDWVLLFDDDNRFNNDVLERVSEAIQSTNSKVINLAYLQQGEIENDTYFKQWEAFGSGCSIVHRDIINKCKFDMALEHGYGEDVDYGMQIRNAGYDVIYAPQIQLLHLKAPVGGFRKLHVFPWQEDAVLPKPSPQIMYHRTKNYTPKQLIGYKVTLFIKFYKDYSIKNPIAYYKYFKKAWSKSLYWSQKLAQDATV, from the coding sequence ATGATTTCCCTTGTACATCATAAAGGTATTGCGATTACTGGCAATTATAATGGACTGCCAATAATTGAGGCTATTTATAAATGTGCTCGAGAAAACCCTGATAATTACTTATTGGTTTATGAGAAAACAGCAGATGTTGATGCATTTAAAGCCGCGCTACCTGTATTAAACCATAGTGCATACTTTTTCTCTAATTACAATAATTCACATCCAGACATAGGATACGTAGAGGATAGTCCTTTTTTGAATATTAATAAAAAGGTTACATATCCCACTTGGTTAAAAGGAACAGCGATAGTTTGTATGCATGCCAACTTTATCAATGAAAGTGTTCTTAGTCATTCTAGTCAAAAGAATTATTTATACTGGTTAAATTCGTTAGGTAAACTATCGCAAACTCGAGGTGTCTTGAACTATCAAATTCCTACAACCATTCAAAATGAAGAATTTGAAACGTACGAACTTTATAAGTTTGTAAAACAACATTATAGAACTAGATGGGTATTCATTTTACTTCTCTGTCATTTATGGTATGAGAAACGCTTTCCTGTAATTTCATTAATGAGAACAATTTTTATTAAAAAATCTTTGTTGAAAATTGATATACATGAATTGCAAACCTTTAAAAAAGTACAGACTAAGTCAAATTTTGAATACGACGTCATTATCCCTACTATAGGAAGGGCTGGTTATTTAAAAGATGTTCTTGAAGATTTAGCTAAGCAAACATTATTAGCGAAAAAAGTAATAATTGTTGAGCAAAATGAAAATCCTAATACAGTTACGGAATTAGATTACCTATTAATTCAATCGTGGCCATTTGAAATAGATCATTACTTTATTCACCGTACAGGTGCTTGTAATGCTCGAAATAATGCTATAGCAAAGACTAGTTCAGATTGGGTTTTATTATTTGATGATGATAATCGCTTTAACAATGATGTGCTAGAACGTGTTTCAGAAGCAATTCAATCAACTAATTCAAAAGTTATAAATCTAGCCTATCTACAGCAAGGAGAAATTGAAAATGACACCTATTTTAAGCAATGGGAAGCTTTCGGTTCTGGATGTTCTATTGTTCATAGAGATATTATTAATAAATGTAAATTTGATATGGCACTTGAGCATGGTTACGGTGAAGATGTAGATTATGGGATGCAAATACGTAATGCCGGATATGACGTGATATATGCGCCTCAAATTCAATTATTGCATTTAAAGGCTCCTGTAGGAGGATTTAGAAAACTACATGTTTTTCCATGGCAAGAAGATGCTGTCTTACCTAAGCCATCCCCACAAATCATGTATCATCGTACTAAGAATTATACTCCAAAACAGTTGATAGGATACAAAGTCACTTTGTTTATCAAGTTTTATAAAGACTACTCAATAAAAAATCCTATTGCTTATTATAAATATTTTAAAAAGGCATGGAGTAAAAGTCTCTACTGGTCACAAAAATTAGCTCAGGATGCAACAGTATAA
- a CDS encoding glycosyltransferase family 4 protein yields MKILLVSMNSIHFRRWSDQLRDSGHDVYWFDILDQGYAPSMSWMTQVTGWKKGFFKKRGRTFIKNKFPQLYKILVRRYDHSTEDAFAKALREIEPDVVHSFALYISASPILSVMLNNKIPWIYSSWGSDLYYYKNKPEYLKSIQAVLPRVNYMFADCARDQNIANKLGFTGEHLGVFPGGGGFDLELFEKYKIPFQTRKIIAVKGNQNRSGRAIPVLKALEQISAHLKDFEVVVFGVENTEVVKFQESKIPNITVQGLISHKQLIELFCKSAIYIGNSNSDGMPNTLLEAICAGAFPIQSNPGGATAEIIEDGLNGFLIEDCEDVHHIQELISKAINNQELLKSGMAYNTLNILPTLSRHLITKQVVKAYNVINR; encoded by the coding sequence ATGAAAATCCTGCTAGTTTCCATGAACTCTATACACTTTCGTCGCTGGTCAGACCAGTTGCGAGATAGTGGTCATGATGTATACTGGTTTGATATACTAGATCAAGGTTATGCACCATCCATGAGCTGGATGACGCAAGTCACAGGATGGAAAAAAGGGTTTTTTAAGAAAAGAGGGCGTACGTTTATAAAAAATAAATTCCCTCAATTATATAAGATTCTAGTTCGAAGATATGATCATTCTACTGAGGATGCTTTTGCGAAAGCACTGAGAGAAATTGAGCCAGATGTTGTTCATAGTTTTGCATTGTATATAAGTGCATCACCTATACTTTCTGTCATGCTTAATAACAAAATCCCATGGATATACTCATCTTGGGGAAGTGACTTATATTATTATAAAAACAAACCAGAGTACCTAAAAAGCATTCAAGCCGTGTTGCCTCGTGTAAATTATATGTTTGCAGACTGTGCTCGCGATCAAAATATTGCTAATAAGTTAGGTTTTACAGGAGAACATTTAGGCGTTTTTCCAGGAGGAGGAGGATTTGATTTAGAGCTATTTGAAAAATATAAAATACCTTTTCAAACTCGAAAGATTATTGCTGTAAAAGGAAATCAAAATAGATCTGGTAGAGCCATTCCTGTTTTAAAGGCACTTGAGCAAATTTCAGCCCATTTAAAAGATTTTGAAGTAGTAGTTTTTGGCGTTGAAAATACTGAGGTAGTTAAATTTCAAGAAAGCAAGATTCCTAATATCACTGTTCAAGGACTTATAAGTCATAAGCAGTTGATAGAGTTATTCTGTAAAAGTGCTATCTATATTGGTAATTCAAACAGTGATGGAATGCCTAATACATTATTAGAAGCAATTTGTGCAGGAGCATTTCCTATACAATCTAATCCTGGTGGCGCTACCGCCGAAATTATAGAGGATGGATTGAATGGCTTTCTCATAGAAGATTGTGAAGATGTCCATCATATTCAAGAATTAATTTCGAAAGCGATTAATAACCAAGAGCTCTTAAAAAGTGGCATGGCATATAATACGTTGAATATTTTGCCTACACTTAGTCGTCACTTAATTACTAAGCAAGTTGTTAAAGCTTATAATGTAATTAATCGTTAA
- a CDS encoding glycosyltransferase family A protein, with protein MHRVIIPLYVPHEMDYYKDAYEVFLLCLKSLRITSNSNIKISVISNGSCDIVNTRLLELYHLKEINELIIERDSIGKLNSILKVLRTCTEPYVTVSDADILFSNDWENQVLKVFKEFPKAAAVSPMPVFRTQNHHTSNILFDYLFSKNMRFTKVKNPEALTLFAKSIGWPRLDNHWKDVILTISSNSNVRAVVGCNHSVVTYNRSIFKKIPDANSKFQLGGDSEGNYLDKPALYFDGYRLSTEDNFAFHMGNFKEEWMTDAFKNLKSVTKTKISHVCEPLKEKVFLNFLKNYLFKKIMSFPTLRKFIFASKGLSINRLDLF; from the coding sequence ATGCATAGAGTTATAATACCACTTTATGTGCCTCATGAAATGGATTATTATAAAGATGCCTATGAAGTTTTCCTTCTGTGTCTCAAATCCTTAAGAATAACTTCCAATTCTAATATTAAAATATCTGTTATTAGCAATGGTTCTTGTGATATAGTAAATACAAGGTTGCTAGAATTATACCACTTAAAAGAGATCAATGAACTTATTATCGAAAGAGACAGTATAGGTAAATTAAACAGTATTCTTAAAGTTCTAAGAACTTGTACTGAGCCATACGTAACAGTTTCCGACGCTGATATTTTATTTAGTAATGATTGGGAAAACCAAGTGCTCAAAGTATTTAAGGAATTCCCCAAAGCAGCTGCCGTAAGTCCTATGCCTGTATTTAGAACTCAAAATCACCATACCTCAAATATTTTATTTGATTACCTATTTTCAAAAAATATGCGATTCACTAAGGTGAAAAATCCAGAAGCCTTAACCTTATTTGCAAAAAGTATAGGCTGGCCTAGACTAGATAATCACTGGAAAGATGTGATATTGACCATTTCGTCAAACTCAAATGTTAGAGCTGTCGTGGGGTGTAATCATAGTGTTGTTACGTATAATAGAAGTATTTTCAAAAAAATACCAGACGCAAATTCTAAATTTCAATTAGGTGGTGATAGTGAAGGTAATTACCTAGATAAGCCTGCATTGTATTTTGATGGTTATAGATTATCCACAGAGGATAATTTTGCATTTCATATGGGGAATTTTAAAGAAGAATGGATGACAGATGCTTTTAAAAACCTTAAAAGTGTTACTAAAACTAAAATATCTCACGTATGTGAACCTCTTAAAGAAAAAGTATTTCTAAACTTTTTAAAAAATTATCTTTTCAAGAAAATAATGTCTTTTCCTACCTTAAGAAAGTTCATTTTTGCATCAAAGGGTTTGTCTATAAACCGGTTGGATCTGTTTTAA
- a CDS encoding FkbM family methyltransferase produces MTGDFKNKVKGKLNDIIGKKLNISFARSGDDIQLIKLINKSTPGVYVDIGSWHPKLASNTYYFYLRNWKGICIDPNPELIRLYDSMRPKDIFINAGVGSSSKSLEYYMFQESSMNTFSSDFIQKNRLEAKIVNTLKVPVLSLKEILDKHISPSDRLDFFDIDVEGFDLDVLKSNDWDLYRPKIIVIESDVSIEMDIESDIVTYLKSVNYRLLGKSIIKGNLGNLFLISN; encoded by the coding sequence ATGACTGGTGATTTTAAAAATAAAGTAAAAGGGAAGCTGAATGACATCATAGGGAAAAAGTTGAATATAAGTTTTGCTAGGTCTGGTGATGATATTCAGCTTATCAAGCTTATCAATAAAAGTACGCCAGGGGTGTATGTGGATATCGGTTCCTGGCATCCTAAACTAGCTTCTAATACTTATTACTTTTATTTAAGAAATTGGAAAGGCATTTGTATCGACCCTAATCCAGAATTAATAAGGCTGTATGATTCAATGCGGCCTAAAGATATTTTTATTAACGCAGGTGTAGGAAGTTCTTCAAAAAGTCTTGAATACTATATGTTTCAAGAAAGCTCAATGAATACCTTTAGTTCTGATTTTATTCAAAAAAACAGACTAGAAGCTAAAATAGTTAATACGTTAAAAGTTCCCGTTTTAAGTCTGAAGGAAATCTTAGACAAGCATATCTCTCCTTCAGATCGCCTAGATTTTTTTGATATAGACGTTGAAGGGTTTGACTTAGATGTTTTAAAATCAAATGACTGGGATTTATATAGACCAAAGATTATCGTCATTGAGTCAGATGTATCCATTGAGATGGATATTGAATCAGATATAGTTACATATTTAAAATCCGTTAATTATAGACTATTGGGTAAATCTATTATAAAAGGTAATCTTGGAAATTTATTTTTAATTTCAAATTAG
- a CDS encoding N-acetylneuraminate synthase family protein has translation MSNYKAPYTIAEIGGNHKGDMEIAKEMIKVAAIFCNVDAVKFQKRHNIELLTKEQYEAPHPNPVNSYGDSYGAHREFLEFDVNQHAELKKYCEDLGITYATSVWDTTSAKEIAGLHPEFIKIPSACNNHYEMLGWLCENYKGEIHCSTGMTTRDEIEELVQFFEKHKRGKDLVLYNCTSGYPVPFPDVCLLDIKTLIEKYGDRVKHIGFSGHHLGIAVDVAAYTLGANIVERHYTLDRTWKGTDHSASLEPAGMRKLSRDLKAVYQALAYKATDILPIEQVQRDKLKYRKA, from the coding sequence ATGAGTAATTACAAAGCGCCTTATACGATAGCAGAAATAGGCGGAAACCATAAAGGCGATATGGAAATCGCAAAGGAAATGATTAAAGTAGCGGCAATCTTCTGTAATGTAGATGCTGTAAAATTCCAGAAGCGACATAATATAGAACTTCTTACTAAAGAACAATATGAAGCACCACATCCTAATCCTGTAAATTCTTATGGAGACTCTTATGGAGCGCATAGAGAGTTTCTTGAGTTTGATGTGAATCAGCACGCAGAGCTTAAAAAGTATTGTGAGGACCTAGGGATAACCTATGCAACTTCTGTTTGGGATACAACGAGTGCAAAGGAAATTGCAGGCCTTCATCCAGAATTTATAAAAATACCAAGTGCTTGTAATAACCATTACGAAATGCTAGGATGGTTATGTGAGAATTACAAAGGAGAGATTCACTGCTCTACTGGTATGACTACTAGAGATGAGATCGAGGAGCTAGTACAGTTTTTTGAAAAGCATAAAAGAGGGAAAGATCTGGTTCTATATAACTGTACATCTGGATATCCAGTACCATTTCCAGATGTTTGTTTGCTGGATATTAAAACGCTCATAGAGAAGTATGGCGATCGTGTAAAGCACATAGGGTTTTCTGGTCACCATCTAGGTATTGCAGTAGATGTTGCTGCTTATACCTTAGGTGCAAACATTGTAGAACGCCACTATACACTAGACCGTACTTGGAAAGGTACAGATCACAGTGCATCACTGGAACCAGCAGGAATGAGGAAGCTCTCTAGAGATTTAAAGGCGGTGTATCAAGCACTCGCTTATAAAGCAACAGATATCTTGCCTATTGAGCAAGTACAGCGAGATAAGTTAAAGTATAGAAAAGCTTAG
- a CDS encoding glycosyltransferase family 2 protein — protein MSNSLTIVIPNRNRDLKTVRRSVNSIIPQLNESTHLVVVDYGSELSYQVELEQLLKTFDQVELIKCPTQGQLWNKSRCINIVLQSCKTTHLMVSDMDMLWHPEFVKKEVEPLSLNESVYFTVGVITQEESKQDKTFEDYKVKFQTNNEATGISIFPTAHLKFINGFDEYYHGWGSEDTDVHVRLKNAGYKVRFHKSDIFFKHQWHPKAYRSIKSKYPYHTLQERTNASYLNRTIKLNRIRSNRKFEMGKIPAELNKSDLKVITVLSLENELKALLYQFSELSGNYLLRIDCNSTFSFKKIIKKLIRNNLPKTLPLENVNNLVLEWIINNSRNSSYSYKIEDQIILLKINLK, from the coding sequence ATGTCTAATAGCCTTACCATAGTAATACCTAATCGCAATCGTGACCTTAAAACGGTTCGACGCAGCGTGAATTCTATTATCCCACAACTTAATGAGTCTACGCATCTAGTAGTAGTAGATTACGGCAGTGAACTGTCCTATCAAGTAGAGCTGGAACAGTTACTGAAAACATTTGATCAAGTAGAGCTTATTAAATGTCCTACACAAGGTCAACTATGGAATAAGTCGAGATGCATCAATATTGTACTCCAATCTTGTAAGACCACTCATTTAATGGTTTCTGACATGGATATGTTATGGCATCCTGAATTTGTAAAAAAGGAAGTAGAACCGCTTTCACTAAATGAGTCAGTTTATTTTACAGTAGGTGTGATAACCCAAGAAGAAAGTAAGCAGGATAAAACTTTTGAAGATTATAAAGTTAAATTCCAAACAAACAATGAAGCGACAGGAATTTCTATTTTTCCTACTGCACATTTAAAATTCATCAATGGTTTTGATGAGTATTATCATGGTTGGGGAAGTGAGGATACCGATGTTCATGTTCGTTTGAAAAATGCAGGTTATAAAGTCCGCTTCCACAAAAGCGATATTTTTTTCAAACACCAGTGGCATCCAAAAGCTTATCGTAGTATCAAGAGTAAATATCCTTATCATACATTACAAGAGCGTACCAATGCTTCTTATTTAAATCGAACTATTAAATTAAATAGAATAAGGAGCAATAGGAAATTTGAGATGGGGAAAATTCCAGCTGAATTAAATAAATCTGATTTAAAAGTTATTACAGTATTGTCTCTTGAGAATGAACTTAAAGCGTTGCTATATCAATTCTCAGAATTATCAGGTAATTACCTTTTAAGGATAGATTGTAATTCAACATTTTCATTTAAGAAAATAATTAAAAAATTAATTAGAAATAATTTACCTAAAACTCTACCACTAGAAAATGTAAATAATCTAGTTTTAGAATGGATTATCAATAATTCAAGAAACTCCAGCTATAGCTATAAAATTGAAGATCAAATTATTCTTTTAAAAATAAACTTAAAATGA
- a CDS encoding acylneuraminate cytidylyltransferase, which produces MKSIGFIPLRKGSKGIPGKNKKKLLGRPLFCWVLGEAIASQLATTYIFTDDEDIIAFVEKEYHWTDKVKAVKRSEESATDTASTEMGMQEFVADLKEDFDVLCLLQATSPFTTSADINACLDAVASGTDNDSALTVVNTHRFTWNADGTPQNYDVFSRPRRQDFDGLLIENGACYVTTRDAFRKSGNRISGKIATVHMPEDSLTEIDTLTDWKIVEELLAARLKTKKGSARISYLILDVDGVFTDGCIYYGADGELMKKFDMRDGMGLEILRQYNVEVMVMTSEDSQIVASRMKKLKIKDVFLGVKDKYSLLSRIATDRGIDFSEIAYIGDDVNDLANICAAGWSLTPSNATMPIKNHADIILQNNSAEGAIREACDFIIKYNNRYE; this is translated from the coding sequence ATGAAAAGCATCGGTTTTATACCCCTGCGCAAAGGCTCAAAAGGCATTCCAGGTAAAAATAAAAAGAAACTCCTAGGTCGCCCGCTATTTTGCTGGGTGCTGGGTGAAGCTATCGCTTCACAGCTAGCTACCACTTATATCTTTACAGATGATGAGGATATCATCGCTTTTGTAGAAAAAGAATATCACTGGACAGATAAAGTAAAAGCCGTAAAACGTAGTGAAGAGAGTGCTACTGATACCGCATCTACAGAAATGGGGATGCAGGAGTTTGTAGCTGATTTAAAAGAAGATTTTGATGTGCTCTGTTTACTTCAAGCAACATCACCTTTTACAACTTCAGCAGATATTAATGCTTGTTTAGATGCCGTGGCGTCAGGTACTGATAATGATTCGGCTCTTACGGTGGTAAATACACACCGATTTACTTGGAATGCAGATGGCACACCTCAAAATTATGATGTGTTTAGCAGACCTCGTAGGCAAGATTTTGATGGGTTACTTATTGAGAATGGAGCTTGCTATGTGACCACGCGTGACGCTTTTCGCAAAAGCGGAAATAGAATTAGCGGTAAAATAGCTACGGTACACATGCCTGAGGATAGTCTTACAGAGATAGACACGCTGACCGACTGGAAAATCGTGGAGGAATTGCTAGCGGCTAGACTCAAGACAAAAAAAGGTAGCGCTCGTATCTCATATCTTATCCTAGATGTAGATGGCGTTTTTACAGACGGTTGTATCTATTATGGTGCAGACGGCGAACTGATGAAAAAGTTTGATATGCGCGATGGTATGGGACTTGAGATTTTGAGACAATATAATGTTGAGGTAATGGTAATGACGTCTGAAGATTCCCAAATAGTTGCCAGCCGAATGAAGAAATTAAAAATTAAAGACGTGTTTCTAGGAGTGAAGGACAAGTATAGTCTGCTTTCTAGAATTGCTACAGATCGTGGGATTGATTTTTCTGAAATAGCATATATAGGTGATGATGTGAATGATCTTGCAAACATTTGTGCAGCAGGATGGTCACTTACACCTTCAAATGCGACGATGCCTATTAAGAACCATGCAGATATCATATTACAAAACAATAGTGCAGAAGGAGCGATACGCGAGGCCTGTGACTTTATTATAAAATACAATAACCGATATGAGTAA
- a CDS encoding glycosyltransferase, with translation MISIVIRNKNQEVALEFLLKNLRERYNDDIAEIVVIDNLSTDRSEEITNKYNARFETIEKFSYGGSANFAAQKATHDIVVIFSAHSYPVSHDFFQLIQKKFDENDNLAGLRCLHNSNDYKNYINQVKAKDDPNKSGLIFSGSAFNKKVWREHPFKADVATFEDKEWSKRVLEKGYEIDFVPSIFNYQIKRSKAQLFFRFKNDVIGNYQLWHEDIAFLSASKGLIMNFYRAIKNMFVDLFYAVKRYIYVISFIINKPEKFN, from the coding sequence ATGATATCTATAGTCATACGTAATAAGAATCAAGAAGTAGCACTAGAGTTTTTACTTAAAAACCTTAGAGAGCGTTACAATGATGATATAGCAGAGATTGTAGTTATAGACAACCTGTCTACAGACAGAAGTGAAGAAATCACTAACAAATATAACGCACGCTTTGAAACCATTGAGAAATTTAGTTATGGTGGCAGTGCTAATTTTGCTGCACAAAAAGCAACTCATGATATTGTCGTGATTTTTAGCGCACATTCTTACCCAGTCAGTCACGACTTTTTTCAGTTGATTCAAAAGAAATTTGATGAAAATGATAACCTCGCTGGACTGCGATGCCTGCACAACTCAAATGACTACAAAAATTATATCAATCAAGTAAAAGCAAAGGATGATCCTAACAAGTCAGGCTTAATATTTTCAGGATCTGCTTTTAATAAAAAGGTCTGGAGAGAACATCCTTTTAAAGCAGATGTGGCCACTTTTGAGGATAAGGAATGGTCTAAAAGAGTCCTTGAAAAAGGATATGAAATCGATTTTGTTCCTTCTATCTTTAACTATCAAATTAAAAGGTCAAAGGCGCAATTGTTCTTTAGGTTTAAAAACGACGTGATAGGTAATTATCAATTATGGCACGAGGATATAGCATTCCTGTCTGCCTCTAAAGGTCTAATAATGAATTTTTACCGAGCTATAAAAAATATGTTTGTAGATTTATTTTATGCGGTTAAGAGATACATATATGTTATTTCTTTTATCATTAATAAGCCAGAAAAATTTAATTAA